The genomic interval tttattttcagattgcacttttttttttcccacaatgtgCAGAGGAGTATGTTTCAACTGATGTTTCAGTTAACTACAGGGTTATACTGTACTTGCCTTTTATAAACACTGGCTGGAGTGTAGAACAAAGACTGGCAGTCAGCACAACCTGCAGGTGTCTCTCACTCCTGGAGAAACAGAATAAACCAGTTCTGGCTGCACTATTGAGAATACGCTGACGCTGTTCTTCGAATGGTTTCACCTGTTCCTGGTGGAAGAGCACTTAATAAACAGgctttgtaataataataataataataataataataataataacttaataAACAACCATTGCAGTGATTATGCTGTTGGTGAATATGACAGGGTCATTTCAGGTGAAAAACAGGTGTATCTTCCACAGCAGGGGACACGGTATGTGTAACACACTCTGCCAGTGTGTAACCCATAACTCAGCCTGTCTGTCCGTCTCCCAGCTTCATAATGGGGAACTCGATCAGGAAAACTAAACTGAACACGGTGCAGGATCTGAGGGAGTCCGGCTTCGGCCAGCCCAGTCCCAGGCACGGCCTCAAGCTGCTCTTCTGGTTGGCCAACGAGTGCGTGGAGTTGGACCGGCAGGACAACATGGTGTCGGGCTGCGAGCCCAGGAGGGGGGACTTCGGTTTCCACCATTTTGGCAACTTTGAGAAAATCCTGCCCTCCCTGCTGCCCGGCGAGGGCCAGAAGTACTTCGTGGTGGGAAACCTGAACCCGGAGAAGCACCCAGGGGCCCAGGACCTGCCCGATTACGTGAGAGAGGACTACGACCGGCCGCAGATCTCTCACGCGTCCAACAAGGACCGCATCATCCTCGCACTGCTGCCCGGTAACGGCATCAGTAAAATCTACGTCACAGAGCACCTGGACCGTTCGCAGGGGTTTGACCGCAAACGCACTTTCCGCGTCACGGCCAGCTTGGTCAGCGACATCAAAGACCCGGAGCTAGACCTGGCTGCGTTCCTGAGGCAGACCGGCTT from Megalops cyprinoides isolate fMegCyp1 chromosome 22, fMegCyp1.pri, whole genome shotgun sequence carries:
- the LOC118769515 gene encoding uncharacterized protein LOC118769515 codes for the protein MGNSIRKTKLNTVQDLRESGFGQPSPRHGLKLLFWLANECVELDRQDNMVSGCEPRRGDFGFHHFGNFEKILPSLLPGEGQKYFVVGNLNPEKHPGAQDLPDYVREDYDRPQISHASNKDRIILALLPGNGISKIYVTEHLDRSQGFDRKRTFRVTASLVSDIKDPELDLAAFLRQTGFYSAPFRRYAIVLGCVILLLCLIAVLYVIFTQL